GCACCTCCGAGCCCAAGGGAGTCGtaccgaccaagaagaagaagttgttcacagaagacaaggcagaaaccaagcaggtgccagtcaacGAGGACGGGCCCTCAGGAGCCAGctttaccataggtgccagccTCGACCCAGGTCAAGAGGAAGCAGTGGTGAAGTTCTTGtgcgcaaacaaggatatattcgcgtgggaacccaatcagctggtaggagtcccgagagaggtgattcaacaTCACTTAAGGttatgccccaatgtacgccccgtgaagcagcgggcgaggcgGCAATCTacagagaagcaggccttcatcgtccaagagacccgcaagctggaggcggcgggtgccattcgcgaggttcggtatcccGAGTGTCTAGCGAACCCCGTcatagtgccgaagaaaggcgggaaggaacggatgtgcgtcgacttcaccaaccttagcaaagcctgcccccaagatccgttcccgctcccacacatcaatcagatcgtcgactccaccgccgagtgcgacctgctgtgcttcctggatgcgttctcagggtatcaccagatcaagatggcggtagaagatgtggagaagacagccttcctgaccccgtgtggggtgtactgctacacctgcatgccctttgggaTGCGCAATGCGGGCacaacctttcagcgactgatgcacatcgccttggggtggcagctcgggagaaacacagaggcctacgtcgacgacattgtggtgaagtctcgggaggcaaggaccttgattcaagacctggaggagaccttcgcgagcctgcgccaagtgaacttgcggcttaacccggagaagtgtgtgttcagcgtcccttccggcaagctgttaggcttcctcatgtcccacagagggattgaggcgaatccggagaagatcaaggccatcgaggacatgagcccgccgcagacccttaaggagatgcagaagctggctggtcaggtaactgcgttgggacgtttcatctccaagctagggaaacgcgccctgcccttcttcaagctgatgacgaagaagggcccatttgagtggacccaggaggccgaccgagcttttcaagacctcaagagatacctgaccagccctccggtgatggtagcgccacgacccctcgagcccctagtactctacctCGCTGCTACCTAGCACTCCGCCAGCGCAGCACTGGTGGCGGTTtgggaggagcaccaagccaagggcgcgctgctCCAGGCTACAACTGAAGCAATGCAAGATAGGAAGGCGCCGCAAGAGCCGTGGCAGCGCCGACAGAAGACCATGCTCAGGAGGACGCCGCCGCCAAAATTCCCGCAAACAATCAGGCGTCAGGAGTCCCGTCGCCTCAGGAGACGTCCCAACTTCCACAAGACGCGAGCCCAGACACCGCGCCatccctcgtcgaacacccggtgtatttcgtcagcaccgtgttgcgagatgcgagggcgcgatatcccatgcctcagaagctcctgctcgcgctcttggtggcctcacgcaagctgcggcactacttccaggggcaccccatcaaggttgtctcagcctacccattggagagggtgctcaggagccccaattctgctggaagggtcgctgagtggaacatcgagctgcaagcattccggttagagttcagcactaccagggtcatcaagggagccgcgctcgctgattttatGGCGGAATGGACTGACGTCCCgacacttgaagtaggcgaagaccggtccacctcgctaggaagtgaggcaccagacggttgggtcatgtacttcgatggcgcctttgcgcatcagggcgcaggggctggagcagtactcacctcgcccactcaggataagctctactatgtcgtgcagctctgctttcagcagggcgagaaggtccccaacaacatcgcggaatacgaaggcctcatagctggcctgaaggccgcgacagctctgggggtgaagcgccttaccgttaaAGGCGACTCGTAGCtcttcgtcaacttctccaacaaggtatacgagccgaaggatgagcatatggaggcatacctcacggaggtgcgcaagatggagaagcagttcttgggcctggagctgcagcacgtacactacaagaaatatgtcaacttatgaccttctcttagtgaccccagctgaattggtcgtaaattcacggccatttcgcttggaagggctcaaaccctgaaattgcttacaccaaatggtcacaaagcagacaAGAGGCGCCaatgaccttatttctacctgattacgaccaatataaatggtcatgaggttgtgaacgtggatgcattggtacttattgctatgactaggcgccacctcatcagttttgcctatgtgtcatgtccatgtgtcaatttttgcactaggttgtgaagcaacctatatttctgtcattccaaaaatttccaaaaaaattgggcattctttactatccaaatcattgcctcatgacaatattcaactccatttgcctggtaaatcttcctcggcaaatttccaaagtttttgttcaactcgaattgttgtgaaggaagtactagctaggcatatcctaatgagctgaatttttgccacatcttctatattcccaaatcatagctctccacaaaatctgagccccatctaacaatacatgtgagtgtggcttcaacattcatatttctgtccagtgtggtacattgcaaagcaagtgacacctaggctcctccatttgagccgcaaattttccaagatagtgtccttagtagatgatcatcctcagccaaaactcaggcCAATTGGCCATGcgcatttcccgtaccactaatcaaacacttgggtgctaattcatgtttgagctcagttcagtctcctcgtgagattcttctattgccttcttcttcctggCACCTAtcaggggagtgcccaacccactagacatgcctaggccgcccgaacgggtggcaacaccacggtcacgcggtgaccacatggcgggcatgcgagtctacgcgctttggagttggggccctgggccaccatccaaacctcaacatatcgccaccaaaccatgtatttctgattaaatagatacttatgtacctataaatattttttggaaaaaataaagagcaaactatgaggtagctgtagttcaaatttgacccgcttcctactcaatcatcggaaatttgtctttttcaccagaggtgtataTGTACTTTTGAtgaccaaccattttgtcaattgtacattaaatatggcctaatatattataaaaatgacctggtcccattttgcaacaaatatatggtaggtccttcacaaaaaaaaactcattttgggcactcaaaaaatggaaaattgatttttcgtccaaagaaaatgaaaactcccttaggcaacattgtttgccattccaatatgcacccttgtgcacaatataagatcatttgaacaaactatgccatgaatgtggccataagatagaTCATTTGGctcgaaagccatgaatcttcagagatgatagctcatttctgagaacacttttttaaaaaaattgccgtattacaagtttattatttttcttggtaacttggtcacatataatgacacaatgcgaaggttttccaattttttgattttttttgaattttttatgcccgtttcaaaatgcggtcaaaacggcgggaatgaccgttcctagctagtggttgaatcttggaatttttttggtgtttctccgattaaatatatacttatgtatctagaaatgatttttggaaaaaataaagagcaaactataaggcagctgcagttcaaatttgacccgcttcctactgaatcggcaaaAAAATATCTTTTTCACCAGtggtggatcaaaaaatttgacacccaaccattttgtcaattgtgcattaaatatgtcctagtattttataaaatttatttggttcaattttgcaacaaatatatggtaggtccttcacaaaaaactcattttgggcactcgaaaaatgaaaaataaattttccgtgcaaagaaaatgaaaactcccttaggcaacattgtttggaattccaagatgcacccttgttcacaatatgagatcatttgaacaaactatgccatgaatgtggccataagattgatcatttggcttgaaagccatgaatcttcacgcatgatagctcatttctgagaacacttttttaaaataattgccatattaaaattttattatttttcctagaaactttgtcatatataatgacacaatgcgaaggttttccaatttttttaatttttttttgaattttttatgctcgtttcaaaatgcggtcaaaacggcgggcttgaccgttcctagctagtggttgaatcttggaaaacttttgatgtttctctgattaaatagatacttatgtacctagaaatgatttttggaaaaaataaagagcaaactatgaggcagctgcagttcaaatttgacccgcgtCCTTTTGAATCAACGGAATtttttctttttcaccagaggtggatcaaagcttttgacacccaaccatttggtcaattgtgcattaaatatgtcctagtattttataaaatttatttggtccaattttacaacaaatatatggtaggtccttcacaaaaaaaactcatttcgggcactcggaaaatggaaaatgaactttccgtgcaaagaaaatgaaaactcccttaggcaacattttttggaattccaagatgcacccttgtgcacaatatgagatcatttaaacaaactatgccatgaatgtggccataagattgatcatttggcttgaaagccacgaatcttcacgcgtgatagctaatttctgagaacacttttttaaaataattgccgtattagaagtttgttatttttcctggaaacttggtcacatataatgacacaatccggaagttttccaattttttgaatttttttgaattttttatgcccgtttcaaaatgcggtcaaaacggcgggcatgagcgttcctagctagtggttgaatcttggaaaacttttgatgtttctatgattaaatagatacttatgtacctataaatgattttggaaaaataatagaaactatgaggcagctgcagttcaaatttgacccgcttcctactaaatcatcggaaatttgcctttttcaccagaggtggatcaaaacttttgacacccaaccattgggTCAATtgcgcattaaatatggcctagtattttagaaaattgatttggtccaattttgcaacaaatatatggtaggtccttcacacaaaaaactcatttcgggtactcaaaaaatggaaaatgaattttccgtgcaaagaaaatgaaaactcccttaggcaacattgtttggaattccaagatgcacccttgtgcataatatgagatcatttgaacaaactatgtcatgaatgtggccataagattgatcatttggattgaaagccacgaatcttcacgcatgatagctaatttctgagaacacttttttaaaataattgtcgtattacaagtttgttatttttcctggtaacttggtcacatatgatgacacaatgcgaaagttttccaattttttgttcttttttgaattttttatccccgtttcaaaatggggtcaaaacagcgggcatgaccattcctagctagaggttgaatcttggaaaacttttgatgtttctctaattaaatagatacttatgtacctataaatgatttttggaaaaaataaatagcaaactatgaggcagctgtagttcaaatttgacccgcttcatgCTGAATCAtcggaaatttatctttttcaccacaggtggatcaaaagttttgacacccaaccatttggtcaattgtgcattaaatatggcctaatattttagaaaattgatttggtccaattttgcaacaaatatatggtaggcccttcacaaaaaaaactcattttcgggcactcggaaaatggaaaatgttttttttttgcCAAAAAACTCATTTCTGAAGACACATTTTAAAAGATATTTATCTTATTTcttgtttgttatttttcctgaaaacttgttCACATTTGGTGATACAatgagaaggttttccattttttttgaattttccagGTCATAAAATAGCTGACATGATTTTTAACACGTTAATTTTAGTCAACCACGACCAATTTAGATTGTCATAACCTCATACTGTAATCTGATTGGTTCATGGACGTGTCACGCGGATTGTGCATCAAACGCCGTCGGATGATTTGGGATCCAACGGCAGTCCTCAGCCCTTCCACACCATCCCTGAAACCCTAGCTCTGTCCTGTGGTCATTTTCCATCCcacccccccgcctcctttctttccctcACTCTCTCCTCTCTCCTTCCAGATCCAGCAgagctcctctcgatcccctccccttcctccccgcTGTCGCGACGTCGCATCCTCCCCGCCAGCCCCTCCTACTCCAGCCGCCGCCCCCATTCTCTCCAGATCCAATCCAAGTCCCCCTCGTCCATCGCCCCCTTCCTCCCGTCACTACACCAACCTCGCCGCCGGCCCACCCCTGGTCCTCCCGGCACCTGAGCGCGCCACCCACCGCGTCCACAGAGACTGCCGTGGACCTGCGGTGCGCGAGCTGGAGGACGGCGGGGGAGGCCAACAACCTGGCGCCGTGGGCCGACGTGCTGCAGGACTGCGTGCCGCACGTGCACGCATACCTCACTGGCCCCGCCTACCGCTCCGACCTCGACCTCGTCGCGGGGAGGCCTCCGCctatgcccgcgccgccgccgccaccggcgcctGGGTCTTCGACGTCGACGAGACGCTGCTCTCCAACCTCCCCTACTACGCGCAGCACGGTTACGGGTGGGTGACCCACGCTTGTCACATTCCGAGATCGCGGGCCTGCTATTAACACACACGGTTAATTTGCTGTTCGATTACAGGCTGGAGCTGTTCGACCACCGGGAGTTCGACCGGTGGGTGGAGACGGGGGAGGCGCCGGTGATCCCCTCCAGCCTCCGCCTCTACAGGGAGGTCCGCGACCTCGGCTTCAAGACCTTCCTGCTCACTGGCCGCAGCGAGGCCCACGAGGGTAGAAAGAGCTGTCGTGGACCTGCTATGTACGTACGCCTCCTCTCCTAATCCCCACACTGCGTTCAGGTTCAGTCAGGAAGTGTGAAGACCATTCAGGTTCGGGTTCAGTTAGGGGCTGTCGGACATTAAATTCTCAACATCTACATCGTGAGTAACACAATAGCGAGACCACTTTGTCAGTTTGGCTGCAGCTTGTTAGTCTCAGCAGGTTTCAGTCGACATCTAGCCGATTTAATTTCTGGGTTTCTTTTGTACCTCAACTTGGACTATAACATGTTGGTTGCAGTAAGTGCTGCAACTAGTAGATCAGTGTAGGAAGGCTCCACAGGGTAGAAAAAAGCATTGCTGGGAACAATTCTGTTGGTCCAGTGCACTGtggaatcaatcaatcaatcaatccgGCAACAATTTAGTCTACTTATTCAGCCATAATAGCTCAATCTGTTCCAGTTATCGTCATGCCTTTGTCCACAAATACACATTGTTCTACAATCAATCTCTTTCCAATTTGCAAATAGCATATGTTAACTCCGTCCGCTGTATTGCTTTTCAAGTCACTGTGTTGTTCTTTGAGTGGCATTTAGTCTGCTGTTGTATGGTTCAGAAGCTCGGATGGGATTGTGCAGACAATCTCTCTCCAGTTACTTTGCGCATGTAGTACGGATTAAGTTCAAGAACTGCTTCTGTAGCATCAGTGCTTTTCCCCAGCAAGCTCAGTGAAAAGATGCATTGGTTGCTTTTGGTGCGCATGGAGGAACATTTTTCTATAAAATAACTATTGTGTAGTGAATTGTACTGCTGGAGTAACATTCTTCTATGAAATAACTATTGTGTAGTGAATTTTGCTGCTGTAGATCAGATGGCATGGAATAGGCATTAGTCTAAAAAGATTTTTGTTTTCTGGCGCCTATGGGTTCTTGGCCTTTGTTTATCTGTTATGTTGTGTGCTGTGCAAATATACATAAACCACACTAACCTACTACTGCTATTTTCAGGTATGCCATCACAAAAGCCTTCTGTGTTGCTTTTGTCATGACATTCTTCTCGGTATTTGCCGCTGTGCCAGTCGGAGGTGCTGCTGCTACATTTGGCGGAGCTACCGCTGCCGCCCCAAAGGGCAACCTTCATCAGACACTACCTCATAACAGTGCCTCAAAGTTCTGTGCCCCATCTCCCCTCTTTCTAATTTACCgaaataaaaacattgtaaatactAGTTGGAAAACATGTTAAATCTTTGTGTATAGAACTGGAATAACCCTGCAGTTTGGTTCCGCAGAGTGGTAAATTCAAGCTTACGCTTTATGGGTTTGTGTTCctttgttttattttccttttgatcTGTACTGTCAGTTGGCTAGTTTTGCACTTGTCTTCTTTTTTTCAACCTTGTTTCATACTGGTAGAAAAATATGGAACCGGAACTATCATCAACTTTTGTGGGAAATACTGATCTTGACATTGTGACAATTCATCCTGGCGTGACGTGGGTACTGTTTGAGCATATTTTGTGTAGTGTCCACCTAAGAGCGGTGATTTTGTTGTTACGGTTCAGAATAGTGTTTTTATACTTGATCAGCGCACCTCTACTGTTCTGGTTACTTTTGCTTTGTTCTATGTAGTTGTCCAGGGCATGACAGTTTTATGTGTGGCTTGTTATTGTGTTACCAGCCTACTTTCTTGTACTGACTCTACAATCAGTGACACACCTCTTATGATTTTTGTATTACCGATGCCTTAATATTTAAACTGTTTAGCTTGATTTGAAATTGAAATCATAGGTTTTTTTTAATCTCATTTTGAATTGTTTGTAGTTGCTCCAGGTCCTTCTCTAGCTGTGTTTATAACTGTCTTTGTTCCTTTTTTGATAACAGGACCAGTTTGACACGATTGACTTGTCGGACAACGAGATTGTCAAGCTTGAGAACTTCCCTTTCATGTATCGCCCAGGGAGCCCGCACCTGATTACAACTTACAATGAGAGGGAGGAGGTGACGCCCAGGGAGCTCAGCATCCGAGTCCCGGCCATCCTTCGCAGCAAGGACGAGGAGGGCGTCAAGGGCTGCCGCGTCGCCGGGGCCGTCAACAACTACACCTCCCAGCTCCTCACCTACGGATCATCATCACAATCGCCATCTTGTAAA
This region of Triticum aestivum cultivar Chinese Spring chromosome 2D, IWGSC CS RefSeq v2.1, whole genome shotgun sequence genomic DNA includes:
- the LOC123055733 gene encoding uncharacterized protein, with amino-acid sequence MKMHGSKGVLAVKGDAKEALTALKLALKTVAAAQPADAGTSEPKGVLCPVVIFHPTPPPPFFPSLSPLSFQIQQSSSRSPPLPPRCRDVASSPPAPPTPAAAPILSRSNPSPPRPSPPSSRHYTNLAAGPPLVLPAPERATHRVHRDCRGPAVRELEDGGGGQQPGAVGRRAAGLRAARARIPHWPRLPLRPRPRRGEASAYARAAAATGAWVFDVDETLLSNLPYYAQHGYGLELFDHREFDRWVETGEAPVIPSSLRLYREVRDLGFKTFLLTGRSEAHEGRKSCRGPAILLVSAGFSRHLADLISGFLLYLNLDYNMLVANWNNPAVWFRRVDQFDTIDLSDNEIVKLENFPFMYRPGSPHLITTYNEREEVTPRELSIRVPAILRSKDEEGVKGCRVAGAVNNYTSQLLTYGSSSQSPSCKSSRQYNLTEALLFLSHFMGDIHKMLAFIHVLS